In Mixta intestinalis, the following are encoded in one genomic region:
- a CDS encoding DUF3772 domain-containing protein, whose amino-acid sequence MRASLLALLALAPLYLHAADDGDASTATAEDETAVKVNAAVELPKMQKILDKIKGQVSDETNDAQLSQLNDMALELSGNADTLGQALIPQSQQLISQLAVLGPAPKPDSGVKETPEVTRKRAALENQKQKLDDQIKQAEAIKSGSLNLSAQIVNLRRDNLKTQLALNSGSIFGSRFWSPLFNVQQLDGEKLASFRDELVDTAALAWEPGWRAGTLLWLVAAVLLATLGRRYGEEFLAWVSIHQLPEGRLRRSFLAAAIALTTLVAVVMAFSFLDQALTRRAEVSDDVHDFVDRLVQLSVFCGLIAGLGRAFLSTRRPSWRLPAISNEVAMALKPFPPLTATLVFIFQTVEALNSSVGTSVGTTILANGLTALLVGATALSISFRSSRVRRRLVQEGQTPEAKSTLVGLIQMAITLAGLAILLSLAVGYVTLARFLSYELVWLGIVCGAFYFLSHLLSDGCETLLSVNNPSGKRIQTSLNIDARHLSQAAALLSALGKTILLLFAAVAVLNGTFGTSTPIELLQKAVEFWGGKGLETLNIVPAHLVNALLCLVIGIYVLRSVRRWLDNEFLPKTTMDTGMRVSLVTLFSNIGYVLVILLTLSTMGVQWNKLAWIVSALSVGIGFGLQEIVKNFISGLILLTERPVKVGDLVSISGIEGDIRRINVRATEIQLSDKSTVIVPNSQLISQNVRNATMGNAQGVVTIMLTFPLDIDPVQVREILLAVYNENERILETPEPSVSFKDLTPQGIVLSVTGNVATQRQVGSAKSDLLFDMLTRLRKEGIVLSRPQTMIIEQKNGDVVVKNPQQP is encoded by the coding sequence ATGCGAGCGAGCCTGCTGGCGTTGCTGGCGCTGGCTCCGCTCTACCTGCATGCGGCAGACGACGGCGATGCGTCGACCGCAACGGCGGAAGACGAGACCGCTGTTAAGGTTAACGCGGCGGTTGAGCTGCCGAAGATGCAAAAAATCCTTGATAAGATTAAAGGCCAGGTTTCCGACGAAACCAATGACGCGCAGCTGTCACAGCTAAACGACATGGCGCTGGAGCTGTCGGGGAATGCTGATACGCTGGGTCAGGCGCTGATCCCGCAAAGTCAGCAGCTGATTTCCCAGCTGGCAGTGCTCGGTCCCGCACCTAAGCCGGACAGCGGCGTGAAAGAGACGCCGGAGGTGACGCGCAAACGTGCCGCGCTGGAGAATCAAAAGCAAAAGCTGGACGATCAGATCAAGCAGGCGGAAGCGATTAAAAGCGGCTCGCTGAACCTCAGCGCGCAAATCGTTAATCTGCGGCGCGATAACCTGAAAACCCAGCTGGCGCTGAACTCCGGCAGCATCTTCGGATCGCGTTTCTGGTCGCCGCTGTTTAACGTCCAGCAGCTGGATGGTGAGAAGCTGGCCAGCTTCCGCGATGAACTGGTAGATACCGCAGCGCTGGCCTGGGAACCGGGCTGGCGGGCAGGAACGTTGCTGTGGCTGGTGGCGGCGGTTTTGCTCGCCACGCTGGGACGGCGCTACGGCGAGGAGTTTCTCGCCTGGGTCAGTATCCATCAGCTGCCGGAAGGGCGGCTGCGGCGCAGTTTCCTCGCTGCGGCGATTGCGCTGACGACGCTCGTGGCGGTGGTAATGGCGTTTAGCTTTCTCGATCAGGCGCTGACCCGTCGGGCGGAAGTTTCTGACGATGTCCATGATTTTGTCGATCGTCTGGTGCAGCTGAGCGTGTTCTGCGGGTTGATCGCTGGTCTGGGGCGCGCCTTTCTCTCCACGCGGCGTCCCTCCTGGCGTCTGCCCGCTATTTCTAACGAAGTGGCAATGGCGCTGAAGCCGTTTCCTCCACTGACCGCGACGCTGGTATTTATTTTCCAGACCGTAGAAGCGCTGAACAGCAGCGTAGGCACCAGCGTCGGAACCACTATTCTGGCGAACGGTTTGACGGCGCTGCTGGTGGGCGCTACCGCGCTTTCCATTAGTTTCCGTTCCAGCCGCGTGCGGCGTCGGCTGGTGCAGGAAGGGCAGACGCCAGAGGCGAAATCAACGCTGGTTGGTCTGATTCAGATGGCGATTACGCTGGCTGGATTGGCGATTCTGCTGTCGCTGGCGGTGGGTTACGTTACCCTGGCGCGCTTCCTGAGCTATGAGCTGGTCTGGCTTGGTATCGTCTGCGGCGCATTTTATTTCCTCAGCCATTTGCTCAGCGACGGTTGCGAAACCCTGCTGTCGGTTAATAACCCCAGCGGCAAACGGATTCAAACCTCGCTGAATATCGATGCGCGTCATCTGTCGCAGGCGGCGGCGCTACTGTCGGCGCTGGGGAAAACTATCCTGCTGCTGTTCGCGGCGGTGGCGGTGCTGAACGGCACTTTCGGCACCTCAACGCCGATTGAGCTGCTGCAAAAGGCGGTAGAGTTCTGGGGCGGCAAAGGGCTGGAGACGCTGAATATCGTGCCTGCCCATCTGGTGAATGCGCTGCTCTGCCTGGTCATCGGAATTTATGTGCTGCGTTCGGTGCGCCGCTGGCTGGATAATGAATTCCTGCCGAAAACCACTATGGATACCGGGATGCGCGTCTCGCTGGTGACGCTGTTCAGCAATATCGGCTATGTGCTGGTGATTCTGCTGACGCTCTCTACCATGGGCGTACAGTGGAATAAGCTGGCATGGATTGTCAGCGCCCTGTCAGTAGGTATCGGTTTCGGCCTCCAGGAGATTGTGAAAAACTTTATCTCTGGCCTGATTCTGCTTACCGAACGTCCGGTAAAAGTGGGCGACCTGGTGAGTATCAGCGGGATTGAAGGCGATATTCGTCGTATCAACGTGCGCGCCACTGAAATCCAGCTAAGCGATAAATCAACGGTGATTGTCCCTAACTCGCAGTTAATCTCGCAGAACGTGCGCAACGCCACTATGGGTAACGCGCAGGGTGTGGTAACCATTATGCTGACCTTTCCGCTGGATATCGATCCGGTGCAGGTTCGCGAAATTCTGCTGGCGGTCTATAACGAGAACGAACGTATTCTGGAAACGCCGGAGCCTTCCGTCAGCTTTAAAGATCTGACGCCGCAGGGCATCGTGCTGAGCGTAACCGGCAACGTCGCCACGCAGCGTCAGGTCGGCAGTGCGAAGAGCGATCTGCTGTTTGATATGCTTACCCGGCTGCGTAAAGAGGGCATCGTGCTGTCGCGCCCGCAGACGATGATTATCGAGCAGAAAAATGGCGACGTGGTGGTAAAAAATCCCCAGCAGCCCTGA